ACTGCCGCGGAGCGCGACACAGATCGAGCAGGCCGTGGCGGCCGCGCGGCTGACGGTGCCGACGATGGCCGTGGGCGCGCATCCCGTCGGCGCGGCGCTGGAACGTCAGCTCCGTCCCGTCGCCGACGACCTCACCGGGCACGTCATCGAGGACTGCGGCCACATCATCCCGCTGCACCGGCCGCGGGCGCTGCTCGCCCTGCTGCGCCCCTTCCTGGCGGCCGGCCACCCGGCAGGCACGGCTGAACGCGGCCGGCCGGCACCAAGTCGAACCTGATTCGGACGAGATGCCCTAGCACTCGATGATGTTCACCGCGAGCCCGCCCCGCGCCGTCTCCTTGTACTTCACCGACATGTCCGCGCCGGTCTCCTTCATGGTCTTGATGACCTTGTCGAGGGAGACCTTGTGCGAACCGTCCCCGCGCATCGCCATCTTGGCGGCCGTGACCGCCTTCACCGCGGCCATGCCGTTGCGCTCGATGCACGGGATCTGCACCAGGCCGCCGACCGGGTCGCAGGTCAGGCCCAGGTTGTGCTCCATGCCGATCTCGGCCGCGTTCTCCACCTGCTCGGGCGTGCCGCCCAGCACCTCGGCGAGGGCGCCCGCCGCCATGGAGCACGCGGAGCCCACCTCGCCCTGGCAGCCGACCTCGGCGCCGGAGATGGAGGCGTTCTCCTTGAAGAGCATGCCGATCGCGCCCGCGGCCAGCAGGAAGCGGACCACGCCGTCCTCGTCGGCGTTCGGCACGAAGTTGATGTAGTAGTGCAGAACGGCGGGGATGATGCCGGCCGCGCCGTTGGTCGGCGCGGTCACCACCCGGCCGCCGGCCGCGTTCTCCTCGTTCACCGCCATCGCGTAGAGCGTGATCCACTCCATCGCGTGCGCCAGCGGATCGCCGTCGGCGCGCAGCTGACGGGCGGAGACGGCCGCGCGGCGGCGCACCTTGAGGCCGCCGGGCAGGATGCCCTCGCGGGTCATGCCCCGCTGCACGCACGCGCGCATAACGCGCCAGATCTCCAGCAGGCCCGCGCGGATCTCGTCCTCGGTGCGCCAGGCGCGCTCGTTCTCCAGCATCAGCGAGGAGATCGACAGGCCGGTCTCCTTCGTCAGGCGCAGCAGCTCGTCGCCCGTGCGGAAGGGGTACTTGAGGACCGTGTCGTCCAGCACGATCCGGTCCGCGCCGACCGCGTCCTCGTCCACGACGAAGCCGCCGCCGACCGAGTAGTACGTCTTGGTCAGCACCTCAGCGCCCGAGGCGTCGTAGGCCCACACCGTCATGCCGTTGGCGTGGTAGGGCAGGGCCTTGCGGCGGTGCAGGACCAGGTCGTCGTCGAAGGAGAAGGCGATCTCGTGCTCGCCGAGCAGGGAGAGCCGGCCCGCCCGCTTGATCGACTCGACCCGCTCGTCGGCGGTCTCCACGTCCACCGTGCGCGGGGAGGCGCCCTCCAGACCGAGCAGGACCGCCTTGGGGGTGCCGTGGCCGTGCCCGGTCGCGCCGAGCGAGCCGTACAGCTCGCAGCGCAGGGCGGCGACCGAGTCCAGCAGTCCCTCGTTGCGCAGCCGGCGGACGAACATCCGCGCCGCGCGCATCGGGCCTACCGTGTGGGAACTGGACGGACCGATGCCGATCGAGAACAGGTCGAAGACCGAGATGGCCACGGTCACTCCTTGGGGCAGTGGTGGGGCACTCCTCGTCGAGTGCCCCACCAGGTGACTTACTTGCTCAGACCCGGGTAAAGCGGGTGCTTGTCGGCCAGGGCCTTCACCCGGGCCTTGAGGGACCCCGCGTCGTAGGACGGCTTGAGCGCCTCGGCGATCACGTCCGCGACCTCGGCGAAGTCCTCGGCCGTGAAGCCGCGGGTGGCGAGGGCGGGCGTGCCGATCCGCAGACCCGAGGTGACCATCGGGGGCCGCGGGTCGTTCGGGACCGCGTTGCGGTTGACCGTGATGCCCACCTCGTGGAGGCGGTCCTCGGCCTGCTGCCCGTCCAGCTCGGAGGCGCGCAGGTCCACCAGGATCAGGTGCACGTCCGTGCCGCCGGACAGCACGTTCACCCCGGCCGCGCGGGCGTCGTCGGCCGTCAGGCGCTCGGCGAGGATGCGGGCACCCTCCACCGTACGGCGCTGGCGCTCCTTGAAGTCCTCCGAGGCGGCGACCTTGAAGGAGACCGCCTTGGCCGCGATCACGTGCTCCAGGGGGCCGCCCTGGAAGCCCGGGAAGACGGAGGAGTTCAGCTTCTTCGCGAACTCCTTCTTCGCGAGGATGATGCCGCCGCGCGGGCCGCCCAGGGTCTTGTGGGTCGTGGAGGTGACCACGTCCGCGTGCTCGACCGGGTTGGCGTGCAGCCCCGCCGCTACCAGGCCCGCGAAGTGCGCCATGTCGACCCACAGGTAGGCCCCGACCTCGTCGGCGATCCGGCGGAACGCGGCGAAGTCCAGCTGCCGCGGGTACGCCGACCAGCCGGCGATGATCACCTTGGGGCGGTGCTCCTTGGCGAGCTTCTCGACCTCGGCCATGTCGACCAGGCCGGTCTCCTCGTCCACGTGGTACGCGACCACGTTGAACTGCTTGCCGGAGAAGTTCAGCCGCATCCCGTGGGTGAGGTGGCCGCCGTGCGCCAGGTCCAGGCCGAGGATGGTGTCCCCGGGCTGGGCCAGCGCGAACAGGGCCGCCTGGTTGGCGGAGGCGCCGGAGTGGGGCTGCACATTGGCGTACTCGGCGCCGAACAGCTCCTTGATCCGGTCGATGGCGATCTGCTCGGTGACGTCGACATGCTCGCAGCCGCCGTAGTAGCGGCGGCCCGGGTAGCCCTCGGCGTACTTGTTGGTGAGGACCGAGCCCTGCGCCTCCATCACCGCGAGCGGCGCGAAGTTCTCGGACGCGATCATCTCCAGCGTGGACTGCTGGCGCAGCAGCTCGGCGTCGACCGCGGCCGCGACCTCGGGGTCCAGCTCGTGCAGGGGCGTGTTCAGGACAGTCATGGGGCTACGACTCCTCAGCCGGCGATGTGGGCGTCGTACTCGGCGGCGGAGAACAGGTCCTGCGGCTCCTGCGAGACGCGGACCTTGAACAGCCAGCCGCCCTCGAAGGGCTCGGAGTTCACGAGCGACGGGTCGTCCACGACGTTCTCGTTGATCGCGGTGACCTCGCCGGTGACGGGGGAGTACAGGTCGGAGACCGACTTGGTGGACTCCAGCTCACCGCAGGTCTCGCCCGCGGTCACGGTGTCGCCGACGGCCGGAAGCTGGGCGTAGACCACATCGCCGAGCGCGTTGGCCGCGAACTCGGTGATGCCGATCGTCGAGACGCCGTCCTCGTCGGCGCCCGACAGCCACTCGTGCTCCTTGCTGTAACGCAGCTGCTGGGGGTTGCTCATGGCCTGAATTCTCCTGTACGCGCGGGAGTGCTGATGACGGGGGGAGTGCGGGGACCGCCGCTGGGCGGGTGAATGTGCGCAGGGTCACGTGCCCGCCCGGGGCCGGGCGGGGGCGGGACCGGGGCGCCGGTTACTTCCGGCGCTTGTAGAACGGCAGGGCCACGACCTCGTAGGGCTCGTGGTTGCCGCGGATGTCCACGCCGACGCCCTCGGTGCCCGGCGCCGCGTGCGCCGCGTCGACGTAGGCCATGGCGATCGGCTTGCCCAGCGTGGGGGAGGGGGCGCCGGAGGTGACCTCGCCGATCACCTGGCCGCCGGCGACCACCGCGTACCCGGCGCGCGGGACGCGGCGGCCCTCGGCGATCAGGCCGACCAGGACGCGCGGGGGGTTCTGCTCGGCGCGGGCGGCGGCCTCGGTGAGCGCCGCGCGCCCGACGAAGTCGCCCTCCTTCTCGAACTTGACCACGCGGCCGAGCCCGGCGTCGAAGGGGGTCAGGGCGGTGGTCAGCTCGTGCCCGTACAGCGGCATGCCCGCCTCCAGGCGCAGCGTGTCGCGGCAGGACAGGCCGCACGGCACCAGACCGACGCCCTCGCCGGCCTTGGTCAGCGCCTGCCACAGCTCGACGGCGTGCTCGGGCTTCACGAACAGCTCGAAACCGTCCTCGCCGGTGTAACCGGTGCGGGCGATCAGCGCGGGGACGCCGGCGACCGTGCCGGGCAGCCCGGCGTAGTACTTCAGGCCGTCCAGGTCGGCGTCGGTGAGCGACGTGAGGATGCCGGGGGACTCGGGGCCCTGCACGGCGATCAGCGCGTAGGCGTCCCGGTCGTCGCGGACCTCGGCGTCGAAGCCCGCCGCGCGCTCGGTCAGCGCGTCCAGGACCACCTGGGCGTTGGAGGCGTTGGCGACGACCATGTACTCGGTCTCGGCGAGCCGGTAGACGATCAGGTCGTCCAGGATGCCGCCGTCGGCCTGGCAGATCATGGTGTAGCGGGCGCGGCCGACGCCGACGGAGGCGATGTTGCCGACCAGGGCGTGGTTCAGGAAGGCGGCCGCCCCGGCGCCGGTGACGGTGATCTCGCCCATGTGGGAGAGGTCGAACAGACCCGCCTTGGTCCGCACGGCCACGTGCTCGTCGCGCTCGGAGCCGTAGCGCAGGGGCATGTCCCAGCCCGCGAAGTCGGTCATCGTCGCACCGAGCGAGCGGTGCACGGCGTCCAGCGCGGTGTGTCGGAGTTCGGTACTGCTCATCGGTCGGTCGTCTCCCAGGGCAACAGGGATGGGGCGAGGAACGTTCCTCCCCATCTGTCATCGGAACCTGAGAGGTTCGCCGGGACCGCCACGGGGGCGACCACGGCTTGCACCTTGGGTGGAGCCACTGTCACAGCGACCCGCTTTTCAGATGTGCCTCGCCCGCGCGGTAACGGGGCCTGAGAGATTCAAGGGAGGGACTTGCTCCTTCGGCGCCCCAGCGCAGACGGCTGGGGACTCTCCCGCGCGGATTCAAGCGGCCGGTATGCAGTTGGCGGCCACATCATTGCACGTCGCACCCGTGCCCGTCAGGGCCCGCATCCGTAACCGGCCCGTGGCGGTGCGCGCACCCGACCGTCGCACGGGCTCCATTACCTTCTCTTTACCGCCGGCGGGCAGAAAACAGACCGGGGCGGACGACCGGCCGGGGGCGGGGGAGCCGACCCGGGCCAGGGGACGAGGGGGCGGGCATGGCGGACCGGACACGGGCGTGGGACCTGCGCGAGCGGGCGGGCCACGCGCCCCGCACCCTGCGCTTCGGCCCGCGCGACCTCGTGGTTCTCAGCGGACTGCCCGGCAGCGGCAAGTCCACGCTGATGCGCCGCGCGGTCACCGGCCGCCGCGTCGACTCCCAGGACACCCGCGAGCGCTTCGCCGCCCGGCTGCCCCGGTGCCTGCCGTACGCCCTCTACCGCCCCCTGGTGCGCGCCGCCCACTACCTCGCGCTGCGCCGCGCCCTGCGCACGGGGCAGCCGGTGGTGGTGCACGACTGCGGCACCCAGCCCTGGGTGCGCGCCTGGCTCGCCCGCTCGGCCCGGCGCGCCGGCGGCACCCTGCACCTGGTCCTGCTGGACGTGCCCGAGCAGACGGCCCGCGCGGGCCAGCGCGAGCGCGGCCGCGGCGTCTCCGGGTACGCCTTCGCCCGCCACCGCCGCACCACGGCGCGGCTGCTCGGCGCGGTGCAGCGCGGCGAGCTGCCCGCGGGCTGCGGCTCCGCGGTGCTGCTGGACCGGCCCGCGGCGGACGCGATACAGCGGATCGTGTTCACGGGGTAGCGGCTCCGTCACCGCCACCCGATAGCCTTCGTGGTCCCAGCAGTGGTTCCCAGCAGGCGGTAGGCAGATGGACTTCCCGGCGGACATTCCCGCTGACTTCCCGGCACAGACGCACCCCCACCCGCACGGCGGTTGGCCCGGCAACGAACTCGAGGAGGTGCTGTCGGCCTCCCTCGGCATACCCGCGGCGGGCGGCCGGATCATCGAGGTCCTCGGCCGCAGCTTCCTCTGGGTGCCGCTGCCCAACGGCGGCGGTCCGGGCAGCGGCCCGCTGGACCTGCCCGGCCTGGAGATCGACGGCCAGGCGTACGTCCCGGTCTTCAGCTCCGAGGAGCAGCTGCGCCAGGCGACCGGCTCCCACATGGCGTACACCATCGCCCCGGCCGTGGAGTTCGCCCGCGGACTGCCCCCGCAGGCCGGCATCGCGGTCAACCCCGGCGGCACGGTCGGCATCCCGCTGCCGCCCGAGGCCGTGGCCGAGCTGTGCCGCGCCGGCGGCACCCCGCTGGACGGCCCGGCGGCCGGCGGCCGCGTCCGCCTCTTCGAGCCCGACTGGCAGGACGACCCGGTCGACTTCTTCTCCGCCGCGTCCGCCGAGTTCGCCGCGACCGGCGTGGTGCTCACCGCCCGCCGCTGCCTGGCCGCCATCGAGACGGCCGACCCGGTCATGTTCGTCGGTGTCGAACTCTCCCAGTGGGAGGGCGACTTCCGCGCCGCCCCGCTGGAGGCCCTGGGCCGCGCCCTCGGCCGGGTCCCGGTCCGGTGGCCGGTCAACCTGATCCTCCTCGACGTCACGGACGACCCGGTCGCCGAGTGGCTGAAGTCAAGCGTCCGACCCTTCTACGTTCGGTAGGCCGGGCACCCGCGTACGAACAACGGGGCCGGAGCTCATCGGCGCATAAGCTGTCCCCACACGCGGGGCATGATGAAAAAGAAGGGCATGACAAGGTGAGCGCCACCCACAGCGGAAGCGTCGAACACACGCTGCGCCACGTCACGCCCGGACGCTACGACGCCTACGAGGCCCTCCTCCGCGCCCTCGCCACCCCCTCCGCCGGCCAGATCTGGATGCTGCTGTGGCACGGTCAGGCCGGCTCCCCGGACGCCCAGTACGGGAACATGGAGGTCGACGGCTTCCACTACGCCCCCTGTGTGACCTCCGCCCAGGAGCTGTCGGCCAGTGGCTGGAACCGTTCCTACGAGGTGATCGACGGCCTGGACGTCGCCCGCACCCTCTACCCCGACCACTACGGCCTCTGGCTCAACCCGCACGCCCCCGGCGGCGGCGTCGGCATCCCCTGGCTGGACCTGCGCCGCATCGCCACCGGGCTGGACCGCCAGCCCGCCGGACCGCTGCGGCTGTCCGAACCGGGCATCGAGATCCCGCAGTTCTACGCCCTGCTCGCCCAGCACGCCCACCGCACCCCCGCGCTGCGCTCCCTGCGCCGCGCCTGGGTGCAGCCCGCGCTCGGCGCGCCGTACCTCGCCATCGGCCTCGACCTGTACGACGCCTCGCCGGCCGCCGTCGACTCGGTGCGCGCGATGATGCAGCAGTCCGTCGGCGCCGTCCCGGAGGGCCTGCCGGTGTCCACGGTCGCGCTGACCGACGACCACGACCCGGTGGTGATGTGGATGCGCGCCAACGCCCGGCCCTTCTACGACCGCGAGGCCCACGCCGCCGCGCCCGCCCCCGCGCCCCAGCCCCAACTCCGGGCCCCCGCGCCGGGGTACGGGTATCCCCCGGTGCACGGCGGCTACTGAGCCACCACCGGTACGGGCGCCCCTGCCGCCGTACCTCCCGAACCGCGGCATTACGGCGTTGTGTC
This Streptomyces misionensis DNA region includes the following protein-coding sequences:
- a CDS encoding L-serine ammonia-lyase produces the protein MAISVFDLFSIGIGPSSSHTVGPMRAARMFVRRLRNEGLLDSVAALRCELYGSLGATGHGHGTPKAVLLGLEGASPRTVDVETADERVESIKRAGRLSLLGEHEIAFSFDDDLVLHRRKALPYHANGMTVWAYDASGAEVLTKTYYSVGGGFVVDEDAVGADRIVLDDTVLKYPFRTGDELLRLTKETGLSISSLMLENERAWRTEDEIRAGLLEIWRVMRACVQRGMTREGILPGGLKVRRRAAVSARQLRADGDPLAHAMEWITLYAMAVNEENAAGGRVVTAPTNGAAGIIPAVLHYYINFVPNADEDGVVRFLLAAGAIGMLFKENASISGAEVGCQGEVGSACSMAAGALAEVLGGTPEQVENAAEIGMEHNLGLTCDPVGGLVQIPCIERNGMAAVKAVTAAKMAMRGDGSHKVSLDKVIKTMKETGADMSVKYKETARGGLAVNIIEC
- the glyA gene encoding serine hydroxymethyltransferase, whose amino-acid sequence is MTVLNTPLHELDPEVAAAVDAELLRQQSTLEMIASENFAPLAVMEAQGSVLTNKYAEGYPGRRYYGGCEHVDVTEQIAIDRIKELFGAEYANVQPHSGASANQAALFALAQPGDTILGLDLAHGGHLTHGMRLNFSGKQFNVVAYHVDEETGLVDMAEVEKLAKEHRPKVIIAGWSAYPRQLDFAAFRRIADEVGAYLWVDMAHFAGLVAAGLHANPVEHADVVTSTTHKTLGGPRGGIILAKKEFAKKLNSSVFPGFQGGPLEHVIAAKAVSFKVAASEDFKERQRRTVEGARILAERLTADDARAAGVNVLSGGTDVHLILVDLRASELDGQQAEDRLHEVGITVNRNAVPNDPRPPMVTSGLRIGTPALATRGFTAEDFAEVADVIAEALKPSYDAGSLKARVKALADKHPLYPGLSK
- the gcvH gene encoding glycine cleavage system protein GcvH, producing the protein MSNPQQLRYSKEHEWLSGADEDGVSTIGITEFAANALGDVVYAQLPAVGDTVTAGETCGELESTKSVSDLYSPVTGEVTAINENVVDDPSLVNSEPFEGGWLFKVRVSQEPQDLFSAAEYDAHIAG
- the gcvT gene encoding glycine cleavage system aminomethyltransferase GcvT → MSSTELRHTALDAVHRSLGATMTDFAGWDMPLRYGSERDEHVAVRTKAGLFDLSHMGEITVTGAGAAAFLNHALVGNIASVGVGRARYTMICQADGGILDDLIVYRLAETEYMVVANASNAQVVLDALTERAAGFDAEVRDDRDAYALIAVQGPESPGILTSLTDADLDGLKYYAGLPGTVAGVPALIARTGYTGEDGFELFVKPEHAVELWQALTKAGEGVGLVPCGLSCRDTLRLEAGMPLYGHELTTALTPFDAGLGRVVKFEKEGDFVGRAALTEAAARAEQNPPRVLVGLIAEGRRVPRAGYAVVAGGQVIGEVTSGAPSPTLGKPIAMAYVDAAHAAPGTEGVGVDIRGNHEPYEVVALPFYKRRK
- a CDS encoding AAA family ATPase, with the protein product MADRTRAWDLRERAGHAPRTLRFGPRDLVVLSGLPGSGKSTLMRRAVTGRRVDSQDTRERFAARLPRCLPYALYRPLVRAAHYLALRRALRTGQPVVVHDCGTQPWVRAWLARSARRAGGTLHLVLLDVPEQTARAGQRERGRGVSGYAFARHRRTTARLLGAVQRGELPAGCGSAVLLDRPAADAIQRIVFTG
- a CDS encoding enhanced serine sensitivity protein SseB is translated as MDFPADIPADFPAQTHPHPHGGWPGNELEEVLSASLGIPAAGGRIIEVLGRSFLWVPLPNGGGPGSGPLDLPGLEIDGQAYVPVFSSEEQLRQATGSHMAYTIAPAVEFARGLPPQAGIAVNPGGTVGIPLPPEAVAELCRAGGTPLDGPAAGGRVRLFEPDWQDDPVDFFSAASAEFAATGVVLTARRCLAAIETADPVMFVGVELSQWEGDFRAAPLEALGRALGRVPVRWPVNLILLDVTDDPVAEWLKSSVRPFYVR
- a CDS encoding enhanced serine sensitivity protein SseB C-terminal domain-containing protein, which codes for MSATHSGSVEHTLRHVTPGRYDAYEALLRALATPSAGQIWMLLWHGQAGSPDAQYGNMEVDGFHYAPCVTSAQELSASGWNRSYEVIDGLDVARTLYPDHYGLWLNPHAPGGGVGIPWLDLRRIATGLDRQPAGPLRLSEPGIEIPQFYALLAQHAHRTPALRSLRRAWVQPALGAPYLAIGLDLYDASPAAVDSVRAMMQQSVGAVPEGLPVSTVALTDDHDPVVMWMRANARPFYDREAHAAAPAPAPQPQLRAPAPGYGYPPVHGGY